The following are encoded in a window of Mycobacteroides chelonae CCUG 47445 genomic DNA:
- the rimP gene encoding ribosome maturation factor RimP: MGLPSDDQVIELLGPEFSRPGVEIESVVVNEATVPARITVVVDSDSPVDLDAVAALSRTASGLLDEADTGWEAYDLEITTPGVDRPLTTPTHFRRAHGRLAQIRLTDGEDLLGRIGIANDDGIQVVLRKPVKGTGWTVRDLAFSDIESAVVQVEFTTPNPQELNLAGAAETGGGA, encoded by the coding sequence ATGGGGCTGCCATCCGATGACCAGGTGATCGAGCTGCTGGGTCCCGAGTTCTCCCGGCCAGGCGTCGAGATCGAGAGCGTCGTCGTCAACGAAGCCACGGTTCCCGCCCGCATCACCGTGGTGGTCGACTCGGATTCTCCCGTGGACTTGGACGCGGTCGCCGCACTGAGCCGGACCGCATCGGGACTCTTGGACGAGGCGGACACCGGCTGGGAGGCATACGACCTGGAGATCACCACGCCCGGCGTCGACCGGCCGTTGACCACTCCCACGCATTTTCGACGCGCACATGGTCGGCTGGCGCAGATTCGCCTCACCGATGGTGAAGACCTACTCGGCCGCATCGGCATCGCGAACGATGACGGGATACAGGTGGTGCTGCGTAAGCCCGTCAAGGGCACCGGCTGGACCGTGCGTGATCTTGCGTTCTCCGATATCGAGAGCGCGGTGGTGCAGGTGGAGTTCACGACACCCAACCCGCAAGAACTC